TCAGATAGTCATATTCAATAATAAATTCTTCAAAAGTACTACGAACATCAATGAAATTATTAACTTTACCGCGTTTATCTAACTCCATTATAAAATCAACTATCGCAAAAAATGATGCTGGTTTATGTCTCCCCTCTTGAGAATAGAAATATACTGCCGGATGCAATCCTAATGATGATGAATGGTTACTATTGAGTCTACGTGAAACTTTTTTAACTTCCTTTAAAAATTTTAAAGTTAGTTCGCCAGTATTGTCATCTGTAATTCCTTTATTATTAGAATCTAATTTATTGACAATATTAACAAAATCTAGAATCAGTGGTAGAGTTTGGGAGCCATACAACTTCCCTCCAACTGGTAAATCAAGAGTTTTTACAGGTGTCTGCAATTTGGGAGCGAAGAGAATAGCGTTAATCTCTGCTGCTAAATCTTGTATTTCGGACTGTAATTCATTAGAGAATAAAGACCAGTACTTATGACCTTTACCACTTCTGATGATTGCGCGTGCTGCTATACTGTTTGGTTTTTTGCGTGATTCAAGAAGCTTTAATTCTGTTTTATCAATTGGAGCAGCTTGCTGGTTGATTTTAAAAAATGAGTTTTCAGCTTTCCTTGCATCACCTTCAACCCATTGAAGTTGTATTGCTAATGCTCCTAGATTCTTAGCATACTTAACTATCTCTGGCTTGACTTTATCAGGATATGTAAGTGCTAATCTGAAATCTTCATACGAACCAATTATCTTATTTATTAATTTTCTAGTTTCCTGAGCAATTTCTAATTGTTCATCAGGAATTGTACCATCATAAAAAAACTTGGATATTTTCCCATCACCATAGTCATCATTTACCCAAGCAGACAATGCACTTAGACGATGGCTCCCATCTATGACGAACAGATACCCCCCTGTACTTCTCCATAGAATAATCGCTGGTATCAAGTCACCTTCAATAAAGCTTCTTATAAGTTCGCAGACTTTCTGACTGTCCCATTCATTTGTTTCCCTCTGAAAGTCCGGTTTTCTGATATTGGAAAAAAAGAAAGAGTCTGCTTTTATATCTTCAATAGAGATAGTTTCTTTTTTCTTTCCTGAATTTATATTTTCTTCTACTTCAAAATCTTCTCTAGCTATTAAAGCATCTAGGTTGACTTTAGCCATAAAAAACCTAATTGATGGACTATCAAAACTATCATAATAACTATATTATAAAGCTGTTATTTATTGCCTTGTCTATCCACAATAGATAGAAAGTATAATATCACAAGTGTCAAAAATATTAGGTTATTCCGTAGGTGTTATGCTTAAAAAACTATAAAATAGCCCATATCCCTTACTGGGTAAGAAAAGGAGCTTTTTATATCAAGGTTTGAGGTTTAGATATAGAATTTAAACTATAACCCCCCGAAAGCGTTGATTTTAAAGAGAAATACCTAATTTCAGTTTAACTTTCAGCATAACACCTACGGAAGAGGCAAATATTATCACTAACGTTTATCTACCCAGCTTGTGGTGACGGAAAATCAACGTACTATTATTGTGATTCGGGCGTAAAGGTAAAATGAAAGAGTATCAATTAAGCCATTTGGTGAGCGATCGCGGTTAGCTCAAACTCTAGATTGTAGGTACTTCTCTAAAACAACGGCTTAACCTTGCGTCCTTTTTTGAAGTGTATCGTCTATCTGAGTGAACCTGAACACAGGAGAAGTGTAATGACCACTCAGAAAGCATTAAACCAATTTCCTCGTACACTGATTATAGAATTGCTGGCAATTGATTTATCTACTTGTTCTCGATGCACGGGTTCGCTCTCCAATTTGGAACAAGCGATCGCCACCCTCCAATCAGTTTTGACTAGCACAGGGACAGTTATCCAGTTCCAGAAAATTTTGGTGGAGTCAGTAGAACAAGCCAAACAGTTGCGATTTATTAGCTCTCCTACCATTCGAGTCAATGGTCGCGATATCATCCTAGATACCACCGAAAGCCTCTGTGGTGACTGTTCAGACATTTCTGGCTCCCCAGGGGGAACGGCGTGCCGCACCTGGTATTATCAAGGTACAACCCATACTGAAGCGCCTGTGGGGATGATTGTGGATGCTATCCTCCGCGAAATTTACCAAAACGAAGTCTCACCGCCTGTTGTTCTCACTCCCATCGAGGTGCCGCAAAACTTGCAACAGTTCTTTGAAAATAAATCGCAAAAGGCGATCGCTTGTTGCAAAAAATCAGCAGTTTCCAGTGGATGCGGATGTTGATAAAACTTGCTCATAAACAGATGTAACGGAAACGGAGAAACTAAGATGGCAGCAACCACGAGTGATGTGAAAGCAATCTGGCAAGAGTTTCACCAACGCTTACGCGGCTTCATCTTGCAACGGGTAAATAATCCCACCGATACCGATGATATTTTGCAAGAGGTGTTTGTTCGTATTTACCAACGCTTGACGACTGTTCGCGAGAGCGATCGCCTACAAAGCTGGGTTTTTGCCATCGCTCGTAATGCCATCATTGACTATTACCGTAAAGTTGATCGACAGCCCGAATTGACCTCCGTAACTGCCCTGGAAACTTTGGCAATGGACGAAGATCCAGAAGTCTTTAATCAGCAGATGGCTGGATGTCTGCGTCCTTTACTCGAACATTTACCAGCACCTTATCGAGAAGCGGTACAGCTTGCCGAATTTGAAGGCATAACTCAAGCTGCGATCGCAAAAGAATTAGGCATTTCCCTATCTGGGATGAAATCACGGGTGCAGCGCGGGCGACAAAAGCTCAAAGATTTGCTGCAAACCTGTTGCGAAATCGAGTTGGATGCTATGGGCAACGTCATTGAGTACGAGATGAAAAATCTGTCGATGTGTCGCTCCTGTGGCTTGACAAAGTAATCGGCTCGAAGATTCGACAGTTATACATTCTTGCCCAACAACCTCTTAACGAGCAATTTTCTAGCAAAAGTTAGGAAGCTATATCTGCTTGTCTATCAAACTGAATTTAATGGAGAAATCTCGTGTTCTACTTCTCCCTTAATGATCAAAGTTTGGAGAGTATCAAATGGATTATAATGTCCTCTTTCCCAACCTCCATTTTGGAAAATAAAAGATAGATAAACCCATTGCTTATGAGCATCTCGGATGACAAGGTTATCGCCCTCTTGGGGTATATAGTCAACATCAAAGCAATTTTTGTCATTGAGATTGAGCAAAACCCAATCTTCCGTTAGTCCCTTACCTATATCCGCCGCAGGAAGCTCGTATAGCCCTTCCATGATTGGCTCGTCGTCGCTTTTATATCTTTTAAATGTAGATAAATACCATTGATACATCTTGGGAGTCGTTGCTTGCTCCTGTTTGTATCGCCTCGAATTTTTGTTATGCACAATAGGTTTTTCTTTATCCTTGCAAGTGCATAATATAAAGCCTTTGTCAAAGTCGCACATAATTTGTAGATATTAAAGTTTGAAGCTTTTTACTCTCTTCCGACTCCTTGGAAAATGTTATTTCTTGGCATTTCGATTTAAATTCTAACCTAGATAAATGATTCGTCTAGGGTTGCGATCGCGTGAGCGGTTATTTAAGGAATAGTAACGCACGCAACAAGAACCGCGATAAGTCTTTGGCTTGACGCTTTGCGTATCGCACTCAGGATAGAATCGGTTTTTAGGCGATCGCACTCAGGATAGAATCGGTTTTTAGGCGATCGCACTTGGGATGGAACAGGTTTTTGAGCGATCGCGCTTGATATGGAATCAGTTTTTGAGCGATCGCCCTTGGGATGGAATCAGTTTTTGAGCGATCGCCCTTGGGATGGAATCAGTTTTTGAGCGATCACCCTTGGGATAGAACAGGTTTTTAGGCGATCGCACTTGGGATGGAACAGGTTTTTGAGCGATCGCCCTTGGGATAGAATCGGTTTTTAGGCGATCGCACTTGGGATGGAACAGGTTTTTGAGCGATCGCGCTCAGGATAGAATCGGTTTTTGAGCGATCGCGCTCAGGATGAAATAGGTTTTTAGGCGATCGCCCTTGGGATAGAACAGGTTTTTGAGCAATCGCCCTTGGGATGGAATAGATTTTTTAGCGATCGCGCTTGATATGGAATCAGTTTTTGAGCGATCGCCCTTGGGATGGAATCAGTTTTTGAGCGATCGCGCTTGATATGGAATCAGTTTTTGAGCGATCGCCCTTGGGATGGAATCAGTTTTTGAGCGATCGCCCTTGGGATGGAATAGATTTTTGAGCGATCGCCCTTGGGATAGAATCGGTTTTTAGGCGATCGCACGATGAAAGCAGGCGATCCTACTATCTTAGTCTTACCAATTGCCCTTGTCTTCTAATTCCATATCTTCGCTTTGTTCTGGTTTGTATGCTTTTGCCGCATCTATGAATTCTAATACGTTTACATGCAGTTGATGGGCTGAGGCTGTCCATTGCTTGAGATCCTCCTCATTTCCTGACATAGGAGCATTCAACAGCATTCCCTGCACATTCGATAACGGATGCTTTGCTCCTTTGTTCCACTGCATCATCACCTTTAATTGGAATAAATCTGCCTTTAAATTGTCTTGCATTTGTGTGAACGCTTGTGCCGCAAATCCCGTATACACTAGGTTCTCAGTCAATGGAGATGTTTTTGCTTTCCCTTGGAACTCATTTACCTGTGGGTAACCACTATACCTTTTTGTCTCGTTGGTTGCTGTCGTCAGCATATCCTTTTGCGTTTCTTCGTTCATAATATCCCAACCCGGCTGTGCTTGCTCGCGGATGAGTTTGTTAAAGTTTTCGCTGCTTTGCTTTGCCTTTGCGAAGCCGAAATGCCCTGGATTCAACTCAAGGTTCGTCAAGGTTGCTTTTATAGTTTGATTAATCTTGTTTTCACCAAAATTATTGCCGAATTGTTCACGTACCAGTTTTTTCACCTCAGTTTGTTTTCGAGTTTGGTTGCCACCCGAATAGGTGAATTGTTCGTTACTCTCCATCAACTCTCGGAATATATCTCCCACGTCTGATTTTGTTTGTGTATATGATTGCTCACGGTTCTCGTGTTTTTCCCTTTGGTACTCTCCTAGCATTCGGTGGAACGGATCTGTGCCCCCTCCAAACACGTCACTAGGTTTCAACGCTGGGTAGAGGATCTCAGCAACATAGGGGTGGCTAGTCCAACCAGTTCCTGATTTTTGCTTCACGTGACCTTTTGATCCTTCAGAAGTGATGTCAAGCCAAGCCACCACTGTTCCATTAGGGAGCGTTAACACGATGTCCGGGCGGGTGCTACCACTTGCGACTTGCAAGTCAACGTTCATCCCCTGTATTGTTCTGGCTAGACTCTTGCTAGCCAACGTTTCTATGGCATATCCAAAACTTGTGTATAGGAAGTCTGGAACTTCCATATCTGGTTCCGTAGTGTACTTATTGGCATTGTCGTACCATACCTTTAAATACCCAGAACTCTGATTGCTAAACTGACGCCAGTTCAAGGCTACTTGGCGACTGCTCTGTACTTCGCCGTCAATATCGTTAGCCACCTGAACTGCGGCATTAAACCACCCTATATCGATTTTCCCACGATTATCGGCGAACATTCTCACTCTTCTTTGTATCGGGGTCAATTGTGCTAGCATGTCATGGTTTGCGCCATGTTCCAGCTTTCTTTGCTGCGTCACCTTCGTATTTCGGTAGTTTAATAGGAAATTCCCATCTACTTTTTCTCCAGAAGCCGCGATGTCTTTCGATGCTTCCCCCGTATTTCTTGCCCTCTGGAAGGTTATCGCAGTCTCAGTACTTGGGGTGGGTAGTGTATCTTCGGAACGACTCACCCACATGGCTTTCTTCCCCATGACATCCGCTTCTTTTTCCAACCCCTCTTCATCATTAATCTGTACTCCTTTCATCTGCATTGTCGGTTTTACCCTTCCCTGCATCTGCTGGACAACATGCCAAGCTTCATGGGGTAAATGTGCTTCTTGTCCAGGTGCGACATGAATCTCCGTACCTTGGGTGTAAGCTAATGCTTGTACTTGGGCAGGTTTAGGCGAATTATAATGAACCCTGACATCATCGAGGGCATATCCCGAGAGATTTTCTACCCCTGCTTTGAGATTATCCGGTAATCCTGTTTGATTGCTATTATTCGATTCTTCCTGTCGCTGCACCTCTCTATTGCTGGTAACTTCGCTGTCAAAAGCTGACATCCGTTGCACCTCTTCCTCGCTCTCATCCCCTGATTTAGCTTGTATAGTTGCAGGTGAGACAGCCTGGGGTTGGAAAAAAGGTGACGGTTGTGTCCTTTCTGTCGAGAAAAAAGCATGGTCTGGGGATGCACTGAAAAAAGGTTTTTGCGATGCGGTTGAGTGGCTGGTGCTGGTTTTGCTCTCATGGGTTCTCATTGCTTTTCCTCCGGCAGCGAAGTAATCGTGAATACATTGTCAAAAGTACAGATGTCAAACGTCTATATATTGGATGTTTCTGTGAGCTGATTTTTCCAGCCGTTCTGCAAGCCATACCTTAATGATTGACTGACGGGTGACACCTAATCGTTTGGCTTCATAATCTAATGCTTCAATCATCCAAGCTGGAAAATCGACGTTGACTCGTTTCTGTTCATGGCCAGGACGTTTGGCTTGGGAAAGGTCTAAGAATTCGGTGATGTCTTCTTCTTGATCGAATTTGGCATCAAATTCTGTTGCTTTCATAAATGGCTACCTCTTCTTTTCGCGATCGCCGGACTGAAATAATCCGCACTTTGTTTTCTCGATAGGTAATGACGGCTGACCAGCATTTCTGAGCAATTTTGCCTATGATCAGAAATCTCGGTTCGTCTTCTGTTCGAGCCGGAATTTCTACTCGATCTGGATCAGTCCAGAGTTCTTGTGCATCTGGGAAGTTGATTCCATGTTTTACTAGGTTGGATTGGCTTTTAGAGTCGTCAAATTCAAATTCCACACAGCAAAATGTATAAAAAATATATTTTTATTATACCCATTCCACCATCAACAGCCCCTCCATCCACGGCAATGTCACCATGCTCACTCCCCAAGGCAAACTACCCAGCAAAATATCGATCGCCTGTTGTTCTACCTGGAGTTTCCAGTTACCATCCCCACTGCGGGTTAGTTTTCCCTGTCTTTGTAAAAACCCTTCCCGTAAGCCATCGGGGCTAGTACTTTTTAGCACTTGCCAATAGTTAATTACCGTTTGTAATAGGCGTTCCCCTTCTTCTAGGGCTGGGACTGGTAAATCTAACCCCCGCGCCAGAGGCTGATTCAGCGACCAGCCACACAGTAATTTTGGTAACACTAGTTCGTATTCGGGTGCGTCGGTTTGTTTTGTTGCTAGGTAATACAGTAAGTATATAGCTGTTTGCTGGGCGGATTCATCCCGAAATAATTCGTTATTTAACAATCCCACGGCTTCTAGATAAGAACGTATAAATGGATGCAGTAACACTAGCCCTGCCTGGGAGATATACAGTCCCGCAGTCTCTTCTGCCGTTGATAATATTGAGTTGTTCGCAGAGATAATAATGGGATTTACTTGACTGTTGAGCGATGGTGGAATGGTGTTTTTTGATGTCTGGGCAGATGTGTTATTTAGCACTTGTTCCAAGGCTGCCAACCAAGGGAAAACTTCGGCAATTGGTAAGGTGGTGATAATACTCCGCAAGTATTGGTATGCTGCTACATCAGAGGCTGGTTGCAAGGATAAAAGGTGAGAAATTTCTTCTTCCCCCCCTTCGACTGCGCTCAGGGCAAGCCTGCTCCCTGGTTCTTGCTCCCCTGTTTCGCCCGCAAAAGGTTCTTCCAGGAAGGTTTGCACTAGTTGGATTAACCAGTTACAAGTCCAAGTTGTTGCTGGTAAGGGCGTTTCTGGGGCTATTTCTGGCGGAATTTCCGCGAGAAGTAGGAACCAAGCTTGTTGAATCAATTCCTCGCAGATGTTATCACTTATACCCAAACCCTGCATAAGTTCCGTGGCTTGTATCAGCAAGTTGCGCCAATTTCCCCAGCCCGGTTGTAGCTGTAATAGTAACTGATGGCGTAAATCCTCTGGGAACTGAGTCACCAGTCGCTGTCGTGCTTCTGGGTTGTCTCTCAGTAATTGACGCAGACTTAACTGCCAACTAGTATCATTTTGTACTATCAATGACCACAGCGATAGCCATTCTTGCCAATTTGTAGATAATTGCTTCCCAGGAAAGCGACCATACTGTAAAAAGTACAGCAATATTTCCCCGTCGGTTTGGGGGGTGCGGATTTGTGTTTCTTCCTGTTCCTGGCTTGGTTCTGAGGGGGTTGTGACGATATTCTCTGGATTTTGCTGTGTAATATCTGCTATGGAAGTTAACGCCTCATCTAGCGCTGTTAACCACACAGACTGCTCCCCATCAGGAATTGCTGCAAGGATGGCACGTAATCTTGAATTAGCAATTTGATACAAGTTCTCAGGGAAATTCCCTTGCTCCCTACTCCCTGCTCCCTGCTCTCCTGCTCCCTGCTCCCTGCTCCCTTGCTCTCTGCTCCCTTGCTCTCTTCTCCCCTGCTCCTCATATCCTCCTAACCAGTTTTGGATTAGTTGGGTGAGCCAAGTACTTATCCAAGTTTCAGCAGGTAAGGGATTTTGGGATAGGCGATCGCTGCTGATTTCGACTAAGAGTAATTCCCAAGCGAGTGTTTCTAATTCCTGGAAGCGTTCCTGAAACGACTCCGTAGGAGTATCACCACTTATGCTCAAAGACTGCATGATGAATCTTGCTTGTGTCAGCAAGTTGCGCCAATTTTCCCAACCCGGTTGTAGTTGCAATAGTAACTGATGGCGTAAATCCTCTGGTAATTGAGTCACCAATCGCTGTCGTGCTTCTGGGTTTGTCCTCAGTAATTGCCACAATGGTAACTGCCAGTCAGTATTATTTTCGACGGTGAATAACCACCGAGATAGCCATTCTTGCCAATTTGTAGATAATTGCTTCCCAGGGAAACGACCATACTGTAAAAAGTACAGCAATATTTCCCCGTCGGTTTGGGGGGTGCGGATTTGTGTTTCTTCCTGCTCCTGGCTTGTTTCTGAGGGGGTTGTGACGATATTCTCTGTATTTTGCGGTGTAATATCCGCGATGGAAGTTAACGCCTCATCTAGCGCTGTTAACCACACAGACTGCTCCCCATCAGGAATTGCTGCAAGGATGGCACGTAATCTTGAATTAGCAATTTGATACAAGTTTTCAGGGAAATTCCCCTGCTCCCCTTCGACTGCGCTCAGGGCAAGCCTGCTCCCTGCTCCTCTGCTCCCTGACTGTCGCCAAATTGACACAAGTTGAGCCAGCCAGTTGTGAGTCCAATTTGATGGAAATCCTCTATTTGGAGCATTTTCTCTAGCAATTTCCCCGAATAGTAACAGCCAAGCTTGTTGTTCTAGGTATCGTACAGCACCCCTATTTAATCCCAAAGTCTGGATGAGTTGTTTGGCTTCCGTAAGTAGGCTGTGCCAATTTACCCAGGTTGGCTGCAAGTGTAATACTAACTGGTGTCGAAAGCCTTCTGGTAATTGTTCTACTAATCGTTGTTGCGCGGCTGGATTATTTATCAGCAATTCCCGCAAATCATGCTGCCAATTGGTATTATTTTGTATCGCCGCTAACCAACGTGGTAGCCATTCCTGCCAATCCCTGACTGGACACCACCAAGGTAATCGCCCATAGCGCAAAAAGTGCAGTAATACCTGCCAATCCGAGCCATCGCGGCTGATTGTTTCGGGTTTAGTAGCACTACTGTTAAGTAAGTGTTCTGTTAAGCGATAAGCAGAGCTTAACGCCAAAGGCGTATCGCCTAAAGTTTCCCTCAGTGCAATCAGTAATTTCTGTATAAATTCATCAGCTAAAAATCTGCTATCAATAGAGCCAATATCCACCTCTACCCGATCCAACCGTACTACTTCCTCATCCCCCACCAATTGGTCAAAAAGCTCCGCGATCGCCACCGCACCCTGTTGTTGAAATAAGCGACTCACATCTGACTGTAAACTCCAGACATCAGCTATTTGCTGGATATCGAGTTCTAATACAGTTCGTGCGATGATGTGACGTTGTTTGCTCATGAGGAAAATAGGAAATAGGATTATGTAGCGTAACGCACCGAGAGAAAGGGAAACATGATGCTTTACATTTCATTAACGTATCCTATAAAATACTACAAGGTAATACAAAACATGCGGTCGCACTGGGAAAAAATCTGTAGCTTTGCTGAATCATGGGATGATTTAGCCGTATTTTGAACGATTTATTAATAGTTTCAGCCGTTAATTCATCTCGCATTTCTTCAACAGTCCGCGCCAACGGCTATCTAGTCCCATACGTTGCATGGTATATTTTTGGTATTCTATTTGCCATGTAGTGCGCCGCTCTTCCGCATTGGTCAGATAATTTCCATCCTGACGCTCCTGCTGTTTACTTTGAACCCATTCCATGAGATCGGAAAATAGTTGCTCTATGTTACTGGCTGTCTCGTTTATTTGGGACTCTAATTCTTTATATTTATCAGTATTCTTGTTAATTTTGTGATATTCCTCGGCAGCTTTGTTCAGGAGTTCTTCGACTCGCTTGTAGAGGTTTCCTTCCCTGGTTTTTTGATATTGGTCAGCAGCATATGTGTCTAGCGCTGTTTTATTATACGGTGTGTATACTTCCAGCGTTGTACCAAGGTTGTTTACTATTGCTTTGGTGCCTAGACTATCGGTTGGTGATTCTACTAGTGTTAGCTGGTTGAATTTCTTGTATTTGATTCCTAAAGGACCTTCGGTTAGCCCAGGGACTGGATCGTAATATATAAATCCTTCAACAGCCCATACACCCGGTCTGTTTGGGACTTCTTCAATGCGATCGCATTTATCTAGTTGGATAGTACCAAATGGCAGTGTATTTGTTACGTTCCCGGTTGGATCGAAAGAGCTTGTCGTATCTTGCGGGATATGATGTTGCATATTATCCTGAAAAAGTACATTATTGGTTTCTATCCAGTTTGCAGGGTTATTGCGGTCAACTAAACCCGGACTAAGAACCATTTGTTTGACGGTGAAGTTGATGCTTGTAGGTAATTTTGTTTCAGCATTCGCCTGGGCTGCACCTTGGTAGTTACCCCAACCTTGCGGTATCACTTCGTAAGACACAACCTGGTTGCGACTGAGGACATTTAACTTTAAAAATTGTTCTATGTTTCCATTGGCTGCCATCTGGGAATTCATTTTGCGGGAGATAGGTACTAAATTGACATTATCATTACCAGGTCCGTGCAGCTTGGCATTAAGCATATGACCCCTGATGTAACCAGCATATTTATGAAGTTCGTTCATGTAAGGTGTGTTTGCATTAGCAACTGAAGACCCATTCAATAGACCAGGTTTACTGGTAAGTGGTGCGATTTTTATGTGATCCGTCACATTTTCGTTGATCGATTTGTTCAAACCAAGTTGTGCTTGAATATTCCTTGCTGTCCATTGCACTACCCGCGTCTGTGGTACGACAGCATCAGCTAGCACCACATTGTGAGTCGCTGTATTGGACATAAAATTGGCAATATTCGTCAATA
The Calothrix sp. 336/3 DNA segment above includes these coding regions:
- a CDS encoding DUF262 domain-containing protein, which codes for MAKVNLDALIAREDFEVEENINSGKKKETISIEDIKADSFFFSNIRKPDFQRETNEWDSQKVCELIRSFIEGDLIPAIILWRSTGGYLFVIDGSHRLSALSAWVNDDYGDGKISKFFYDGTIPDEQLEIAQETRKLINKIIGSYEDFRLALTYPDKVKPEIVKYAKNLGALAIQLQWVEGDARKAENSFFKINQQAAPIDKTELKLLESRKKPNSIAARAIIRSGKGHKYWSLFSNELQSEIQDLAAEINAILFAPKLQTPVKTLDLPVGGKLYGSQTLPLILDFVNIVNKLDSNNKGITDDNTGELTLKFLKEVKKVSRRLNSNHSSSLGLHPAVYFYSQEGRHKPASFFAIVDFIMELDKRGKVNNFIDVRSTFEEFIIEYDYLIQQIHRKYRSSQKSYPHISKLFLNIVSAFKAGKNSEESIKEIVANNEFSYLALQNIVQQDEYVSKDFSTNQKSAIYMREALQTAPRCKICGGFIHRNSISIDHVQRKQDGGLATLDNGQLTHPYCNTGYKN
- a CDS encoding DUF2703 domain-containing protein, with the protein product MTTQKALNQFPRTLIIELLAIDLSTCSRCTGSLSNLEQAIATLQSVLTSTGTVIQFQKILVESVEQAKQLRFISSPTIRVNGRDIILDTTESLCGDCSDISGSPGGTACRTWYYQGTTHTEAPVGMIVDAILREIYQNEVSPPVVLTPIEVPQNLQQFFENKSQKAIACCKKSAVSSGCGC
- the sigZ gene encoding RNA polymerase sigma factor SigZ, coding for MAATTSDVKAIWQEFHQRLRGFILQRVNNPTDTDDILQEVFVRIYQRLTTVRESDRLQSWVFAIARNAIIDYYRKVDRQPELTSVTALETLAMDEDPEVFNQQMAGCLRPLLEHLPAPYREAVQLAEFEGITQAAIAKELGISLSGMKSRVQRGRQKLKDLLQTCCEIELDAMGNVIEYEMKNLSMCRSCGLTK
- a CDS encoding DUF4157 domain-containing protein, encoding MRTHESKTSTSHSTASQKPFFSASPDHAFFSTERTQPSPFFQPQAVSPATIQAKSGDESEEEVQRMSAFDSEVTSNREVQRQEESNNSNQTGLPDNLKAGVENLSGYALDDVRVHYNSPKPAQVQALAYTQGTEIHVAPGQEAHLPHEAWHVVQQMQGRVKPTMQMKGVQINDEEGLEKEADVMGKKAMWVSRSEDTLPTPSTETAITFQRARNTGEASKDIAASGEKVDGNFLLNYRNTKVTQQRKLEHGANHDMLAQLTPIQRRVRMFADNRGKIDIGWFNAAVQVANDIDGEVQSSRQVALNWRQFSNQSSGYLKVWYDNANKYTTEPDMEVPDFLYTSFGYAIETLASKSLARTIQGMNVDLQVASGSTRPDIVLTLPNGTVVAWLDITSEGSKGHVKQKSGTGWTSHPYVAEILYPALKPSDVFGGGTDPFHRMLGEYQREKHENREQSYTQTKSDVGDIFRELMESNEQFTYSGGNQTRKQTEVKKLVREQFGNNFGENKINQTIKATLTNLELNPGHFGFAKAKQSSENFNKLIREQAQPGWDIMNEETQKDMLTTATNETKRYSGYPQVNEFQGKAKTSPLTENLVYTGFAAQAFTQMQDNLKADLFQLKVMMQWNKGAKHPLSNVQGMLLNAPMSGNEEDLKQWTASAHQLHVNVLEFIDAAKAYKPEQSEDMELEDKGNW
- the brnA gene encoding type II toxin-antitoxin system BrnA family antitoxin produces the protein MKATEFDAKFDQEEDITEFLDLSQAKRPGHEQKRVNVDFPAWMIEALDYEAKRLGVTRQSIIKVWLAERLEKSAHRNIQYIDV
- a CDS encoding BrnT family toxin; amino-acid sequence: MEFEFDDSKSQSNLVKHGINFPDAQELWTDPDRVEIPARTEDEPRFLIIGKIAQKCWSAVITYRENKVRIISVRRSRKEEVAIYESNRI
- a CDS encoding contractile injection system tape measure protein, encoding MSKQRHIIARTVLELDIQQIADVWSLQSDVSRLFQQQGAVAIAELFDQLVGDEEVVRLDRVEVDIGSIDSRFLADEFIQKLLIALRETLGDTPLALSSAYRLTEHLLNSSATKPETISRDGSDWQVLLHFLRYGRLPWWCPVRDWQEWLPRWLAAIQNNTNWQHDLRELLINNPAAQQRLVEQLPEGFRHQLVLHLQPTWVNWHSLLTEAKQLIQTLGLNRGAVRYLEQQAWLLLFGEIARENAPNRGFPSNWTHNWLAQLVSIWRQSGSRGAGSRLALSAVEGEQGNFPENLYQIANSRLRAILAAIPDGEQSVWLTALDEALTSIADITPQNTENIVTTPSETSQEQEETQIRTPQTDGEILLYFLQYGRFPGKQLSTNWQEWLSRWLFTVENNTDWQLPLWQLLRTNPEARQRLVTQLPEDLRHQLLLQLQPGWENWRNLLTQARFIMQSLSISGDTPTESFQERFQELETLAWELLLVEISSDRLSQNPLPAETWISTWLTQLIQNWLGGYEEQGRREQGSREQGSREQGAGEQGAGSREQGNFPENLYQIANSRLRAILAAIPDGEQSVWLTALDEALTSIADITQQNPENIVTTPSEPSQEQEETQIRTPQTDGEILLYFLQYGRFPGKQLSTNWQEWLSLWSLIVQNDTSWQLSLRQLLRDNPEARQRLVTQFPEDLRHQLLLQLQPGWGNWRNLLIQATELMQGLGISDNICEELIQQAWFLLLAEIPPEIAPETPLPATTWTCNWLIQLVQTFLEEPFAGETGEQEPGSRLALSAVEGGEEEISHLLSLQPASDVAAYQYLRSIITTLPIAEVFPWLAALEQVLNNTSAQTSKNTIPPSLNSQVNPIIISANNSILSTAEETAGLYISQAGLVLLHPFIRSYLEAVGLLNNELFRDESAQQTAIYLLYYLATKQTDAPEYELVLPKLLCGWSLNQPLARGLDLPVPALEEGERLLQTVINYWQVLKSTSPDGLREGFLQRQGKLTRSGDGNWKLQVEQQAIDILLGSLPWGVSMVTLPWMEGLLMVEWV